The following proteins are co-located in the Limanda limanda chromosome 5, fLimLim1.1, whole genome shotgun sequence genome:
- the rab35b gene encoding ras-related protein Rab-35b isoform X1: MARDYDYLFKLLIIGDSGVGKSSLLLRFADNTFSGSYITTIGVDFKIRTVEINGEKVKLQIWDTAGQERFRTITSTYYRGTHGVIVVYDVTSAESFVNVKRWLHEINQNCDDVCRILVGNKNDDPNSKVVETTDAQKFAEQMGINLFETSAKENINVEEMFNCITELVLRAKKEVMAKQQQQQQNDVVKLTRNSKRKKKCC; encoded by the exons ATGGCACGGGACTACGATTACCTCTTCAAGCTGCTCATCATCGGTGACAGCG gcGTGGGGAAGAGCAGTCTCCTCCTGCGATTCGCAGACAACAcattttcag GAAGCTATATCACCACGATTGGAGTGGATTTTAAGATCCGAACAGTGGAGATCAACGGGGAGAAGGTGAAGCTCCAGATCTGGGACACAGCAGGGCAGGAGCGCTTTCGCACCATCACATCCAC ATACTACAGGGGAACACATGGGGTCATAGTGGTATACGACGTCACGAGTGCAGAGTCCTTTGTCAACGTCAAACGATGGTTACATGAAATCAACCAGAACTGCGACGACGTGTGTCGAATATTAG tgGGAAACAAGAACGACGACCCTAACTCGAAGGTGGTCGAGACGACTGACGCGCAGAAGTTTGCTGAGCAGATGGGAATCAACCTGTTTGAGACGAGTGCAAAAGAGAACATCAACGTTGAAGAG atGTTCAACTGCATCACAGAGCTAGTGCTAAGAGCCAAAAAGGAGGTGATGGccaagcagcagcaacagcaacagaacGACGTGGTCAAACTCACCCGGAACAGTAAACGAAAGAAAAAGTGCTGCTAG
- the rab35b gene encoding ras-related protein Rab-35b isoform X2 produces the protein MARDYDYLFKLLIIGDSGVGKSSLLLRFADNTFSGSYITTIGVDFKIRTVEINGEKVKLQIWDTAGQERFRTITSTYYRGTHGVIVVYDVTSAESFVNVKRWLHEINQNCDDVCRILDVQLHHRASAKSQKGGDGQAAATATERRGQTHPEQ, from the exons ATGGCACGGGACTACGATTACCTCTTCAAGCTGCTCATCATCGGTGACAGCG gcGTGGGGAAGAGCAGTCTCCTCCTGCGATTCGCAGACAACAcattttcag GAAGCTATATCACCACGATTGGAGTGGATTTTAAGATCCGAACAGTGGAGATCAACGGGGAGAAGGTGAAGCTCCAGATCTGGGACACAGCAGGGCAGGAGCGCTTTCGCACCATCACATCCAC ATACTACAGGGGAACACATGGGGTCATAGTGGTATACGACGTCACGAGTGCAGAGTCCTTTGTCAACGTCAAACGATGGTTACATGAAATCAACCAGAACTGCGACGACGTGTGTCGAATATTAG atGTTCAACTGCATCACAGAGCTAGTGCTAAGAGCCAAAAAGGAGGTGATGGccaagcagcagcaacagcaacagaacGACGTGGTCAAACTCACCCGGAACAGTAA